A single genomic interval of Macadamia integrifolia cultivar HAES 741 chromosome 6, SCU_Mint_v3, whole genome shotgun sequence harbors:
- the LOC122082187 gene encoding uncharacterized protein LOC122082187, producing MDNVKVMETFQKFRPPYFGGIAQDPLAPTKWVEGMEKAFKPNLTWEHFKVAFYNYFPDSVRERKETEFMELKQGSNSVLEYRQDFEKLFFFAPELLKGDQEKAKRFEKGLRPTIGSVLVAQYLHSYAQVVQAAKSIEDKQRENYHAIQGKRTVAPSKFGKGTYSSAASGQYRRLETGQAPPLPRPMVAQSQTVPLRCFVCQQTGHFAKNCSQRRPGDPYVGPTRLLQPLSATHLAQAPQGARLQGKVFALTTEEVGHRLE from the exons ATGGACAACGTGAAAGTGATGGAAACGTTCCAGAAGTTTAGGCCTCCCTACTTTGGTGGGATTGCGCAGGATCCTTTGGCacccaccaaatgggtagagggaatGGAAAAGGCATTTAAG CCTAACCTCACATGGGAACACTTTAAAGTGGCATTCTACAACTACTTCCCAGACagtgtgagggagaggaaggaaacagaGTTCATGGAGTTAAAACAAGGGTCCaactctgtattggaatatcgacaagattttgagaagttgttcttcttTGCACCTGAGCTTTTGAAGGGGGATCAGGAAAAGGcgaagagatttgagaaaggattAAGACCCACTATAGGGTCTGTGTTAGTGGCTCAGTACCTCCACAGTTATGCTCAGGTGGTTCAGGCTGCCAAATCCATTGAggataaacaaagagagaactatCATGCCATCCAAGGGAAAAGGACAGTGGCACCTAGCAAGTTTGGTAAGGGGACATATTCTAGTGCAGCCTCAGGTCAATATAGAAGACTAGAAACAGGACAAGCACCACCACTACCTAGACCCATGGTAGCACAGTCTCAGACGGTCCCTTTAAGGTGTTTTGTCTGTCAGCAAACGGGTCACTTTGCAAAGAATTGCTCACAGAGGAGACCGGGTGACCCCTATGTAGGACCAACCAGATTATTGCAGCCATTATCCGCCACCCATCTGGCTCAGGCACCACAGGGAGCTAGACTGCAAGGGAAAGTGTTTGCACTGACTACTGAGGAAGTGGGGCATCGCCTGGAGTAG